In the genome of Alphaproteobacteria bacterium CG11_big_fil_rev_8_21_14_0_20_39_49, one region contains:
- a CDS encoding SCO family protein: MFNTFKYIFIPAIALVITMKIYTAWVKPAVSPDIPAGEEGSGEVLIGGSFSLTNQDGETVTDKDFLGKYMLVYFGFSNCPMICPTDMNNISLSIAGVGEEMAEKIQPIFITIDPKRDTVENLKSFITNFHPKFQALTGTPEQIASVANAYRVYYKEAKAEDLQEYLMDHTAYIYLMGKDGKYIGHFNHGQDISEIISGLKKFIQ; encoded by the coding sequence ATGTTTAATACTTTTAAATATATATTCATACCTGCCATAGCGTTGGTTATAACAATGAAAATATATACCGCATGGGTAAAACCGGCGGTAAGTCCGGATATACCTGCCGGTGAAGAAGGTAGTGGTGAGGTTCTTATAGGCGGGTCGTTCTCGCTTACCAATCAGGACGGGGAAACAGTAACCGATAAGGATTTCTTAGGCAAATATATGTTGGTATATTTCGGCTTTTCAAACTGCCCTATGATTTGTCCTACGGATATGAACAATATTTCGCTGTCTATAGCGGGAGTGGGTGAAGAAATGGCTGAAAAAATACAGCCGATATTCATAACGATTGACCCTAAAAGAGATACCGTGGAAAATCTAAAGTCGTTTATAACTAATTTTCACCCTAAATTTCAAGCCTTAACCGGAACTCCTGAACAAATAGCTTCAGTTGCGAATGCTTACAGGGTCTATTATAAGGAAGCAAAGGCGGAAGATTTGCAGGAATATTTAATGGATCATACCGCTTATATATATTTAATGGGAAAAGACGGCAAATATATAGGTCACTTTAATCATGGTCAGGATATTTCGGAAATAATAAGTGGTTTAAAAAAGTTTATTCAGTAA
- a CDS encoding electron transfer flavoprotein-ubiquinone oxidoreductase, protein MSREKMDFDVVIVGAGPSGLSAAIKLKQESPDSAIVIVEKGAEVGSHILSGAVIEPRSLNELIPNWKEKQAPLTTKATEDNFFFLTEKGSLRLPVPPQANNHGNYIISLGNFCRWLAQQAMDMGVEIYPGFAASEILYENDKVVGIATGDMGVSKSGEKKDSYQQGVELRGKYTLFAEGCRGSLTQDLFDKFNLRENCDPQTYGMGIKELWEVPAEVHKQGSITHTIGWPLDKNTYGGSFMYHLEDNQVAIGFVVGLDYQNPYLSPYEEFQRFKTHPKIRPILENGKRISYGARALNEGGLQSIPDLVFAGGAIIGCGAGFMNVPKIKGTHTAMKSGMLAAEAVAKALKGEADDLSSYEDSLKKSWVYSELKKVRNIRPAFKWGLWKGLAHSALSTALVGLEPWTLKNHADHDSLKKASDCKKIEYPKPDGKVTFDRLTSVQLSNTNHTEDQPVHLTLKNKDIPTSVNLPDYDGPEQRYCPAGVYEYIKDGESKKLQINAQNCVHCKTCDIKDPTQNIKWICPEGSGGPRYPNM, encoded by the coding sequence ATGTCACGTGAAAAAATGGATTTTGATGTTGTAATCGTAGGTGCCGGACCTTCGGGTTTATCGGCTGCGATAAAGCTAAAACAGGAATCTCCCGACTCCGCTATTGTTATAGTGGAAAAAGGTGCGGAAGTAGGTTCGCATATATTATCGGGAGCGGTTATTGAACCACGCTCTCTTAACGAATTGATACCTAACTGGAAAGAAAAACAAGCCCCACTTACCACCAAAGCAACGGAAGATAACTTCTTTTTCCTTACAGAAAAAGGCAGCCTCCGATTGCCCGTTCCACCACAGGCGAATAATCACGGCAATTATATTATATCACTTGGTAATTTCTGCCGTTGGCTGGCACAGCAGGCTATGGATATGGGAGTTGAAATTTATCCCGGTTTTGCTGCATCTGAAATATTATACGAAAATGATAAGGTAGTAGGAATTGCCACAGGCGATATGGGAGTTTCAAAATCAGGCGAAAAGAAAGACTCTTATCAGCAAGGCGTAGAACTTAGAGGAAAATATACATTATTTGCAGAAGGGTGCAGAGGCTCTTTAACGCAAGACCTTTTTGACAAATTCAACCTTCGTGAAAATTGCGATCCGCAAACTTATGGCATGGGTATTAAAGAATTATGGGAAGTGCCGGCGGAAGTCCACAAGCAAGGCTCGATAACCCACACGATAGGGTGGCCGCTTGATAAAAATACATATGGCGGTTCATTCATGTATCACCTTGAAGATAATCAGGTGGCTATAGGTTTTGTTGTCGGGCTTGACTACCAAAACCCTTACCTTAGTCCTTATGAAGAATTTCAGCGTTTTAAAACCCACCCGAAGATACGCCCTATATTAGAAAACGGCAAGCGTATCTCATATGGTGCAAGGGCATTAAACGAGGGGGGCTTACAATCTATTCCTGATTTAGTATTCGCAGGCGGAGCAATAATAGGCTGTGGTGCAGGCTTTATGAACGTTCCTAAAATAAAGGGTACTCACACGGCAATGAAATCGGGAATGCTGGCAGCTGAAGCTGTCGCAAAAGCCTTAAAAGGAGAAGCTGACGACCTGTCCTCATACGAAGATAGCCTGAAAAAATCATGGGTATATTCAGAGCTGAAAAAAGTACGCAATATACGCCCTGCATTCAAATGGGGCTTATGGAAAGGGTTGGCACATTCGGCACTTAGCACGGCTTTAGTAGGTCTTGAACCGTGGACATTAAAAAATCATGCAGACCATGACTCCTTAAAAAAGGCTTCAGACTGCAAGAAAATTGAATATCCCAAACCTGACGGTAAAGTTACGTTTGACCGCCTGACATCCGTTCAGCTATCAAACACCAACCACACAGAAGACCAGCCTGTGCATTTAACATTAAAAAACAAAGACATCCCCACCAGTGTGAACTTACCCGATTATGACGGTCCCGAGCAAAGATATTGCCCTGCCGGAGTTTATGAATATATAAAAGACGGTGAGAGTAAAAAATTACAGATAAATGCACAAAATTGCGTACATTGCAAAACATGCGACATTAAAGACCCTACCCAGAATATAAAATGGATTTGTCCGGAGGGAAGCGGGGGCCCAAGATATCCGAATATGTAA
- a CDS encoding twin-arginine translocase TatA/TatE family subunit, with amino-acid sequence MSPSIWQLLLVVIVVFVIFGAGKLPKVMGDLGKGVRNLKEGLKGDDEETKELASEKIEEKKGKKK; translated from the coding sequence ATGAGTCCTAGTATTTGGCAGTTATTATTGGTTGTTATTGTGGTTTTCGTGATATTTGGTGCCGGAAAATTACCTAAAGTTATGGGCGATCTTGGTAAAGGTGTTCGAAACCTTAAAGAGGGTCTAAAGGGTGACGATGAGGAAACAAAAGAATTGGCATCTGAGAAAATCGAAGAAAAAAAAGGGAAGAAAAAGTAA
- the tyrS gene encoding tyrosine--tRNA ligase encodes MARDQYPEFCKGKNISLWTPLEAIKPETKKLKVRYEYHPDSDLYGLTTPLITTASGAKMGKTAQGAVWLTEDMVSPYDYWQFWRNTEDKDVGRFLRLFTELDIAEIERLEKLEGAEINQAKIILANEATKICHGEQAAKDSEETARKTFEQGGIGDFLPVVEIAKAELEIGIPAFKMLMQAGLADSGKAAKRLIQGGGAKINDNKIEDEMINIGLDFINSDGVIKLSSGKKKHALVKAV; translated from the coding sequence ATGGCTAGAGATCAATATCCAGAGTTTTGTAAAGGAAAGAATATTTCTCTTTGGACTCCACTTGAGGCTATCAAGCCTGAAACGAAAAAATTGAAAGTAAGATATGAGTATCACCCTGATTCAGATTTGTACGGGCTTACAACACCGCTTATCACAACTGCATCAGGTGCAAAGATGGGCAAAACTGCACAAGGTGCGGTGTGGCTGACCGAGGATATGGTATCCCCTTATGACTACTGGCAGTTCTGGCGTAATACCGAAGATAAAGATGTGGGGCGGTTTTTAAGGTTGTTCACCGAGCTTGATATTGCGGAAATTGAAAGGCTGGAAAAATTAGAAGGTGCTGAAATAAATCAGGCAAAAATAATTCTGGCAAATGAAGCAACAAAGATATGTCATGGCGAGCAGGCTGCTAAAGATTCGGAAGAAACAGCCAGAAAAACCTTTGAGCAAGGCGGCATAGGGGATTTTTTGCCTGTGGTGGAAATAGCAAAAGCCGAGCTGGAAATCGGTATCCCTGCGTTTAAGATGTTAATGCAGGCAGGTTTGGCAGATTCGGGCAAAGCCGCAAAAAGATTGATACAAGGCGGCGGTGCAAAAATTAATGATAATAAGATTGAAGACGAGATGATTAATATCGGTCTGGATTTTATCAACAGCGATGGTGTTATAAAGTTATCGTCAGGAAAGAAAAAGCATGCTTTGGTTAAAGCGGTTTAG
- a CDS encoding isoleucine--tRNA ligase: MKKYYPEVSSSPDFPKMEENIIRYWKENDAFEQSVDSRDAKKDGKDNEFIFYDGPPFANGLPHYGHLLTGFVKDIFARYQTIKGKKVERRFGWDCHGLPAEMGAEKELGISGRHKIVEYGIDKFNDKCRTSVMKFSGEWEKYVNRQARWVDFQNDYKTMDTGYMESVLWAFKQLYDKGLVYESMRVMPYSWACETPLSNFETRMDNSYRERTDKAITVAFELKDKPKGVPDADSYKVLAWTTTPWTLPSNLALAVGEGIEYACVVVEENYSPLEGESGRGEATDRGGYNQETLKNSSCDKTPHDKLQSNLSTPPQGGSKRVCYIIAVSSVEKYSKEIFSKNKLPFFKNGVWHEVDLEGAKSNEVGLEEFPSLPSVIIDTIKGSDLVGLSYKPLFPYFTETKNAFKIIAADFVAEGDGTGIVHLAPGFGEDDFDACKKEDIAGLSDPKTQVICPVDHAGRYTEELLGIIDRKNINLPIYDETEEVIVYSLDNKPEDAPDADKYHILTSKHGDDCVNIEDRFVCIVKNYSPLKGESGRGEATDRGGYNQEALDRARELRKESTKEEAKLWKYLSGKQLDGFRFRRQQPIYKYIVDFFCPAANLIIELDGSQHVEQKEYDDKRTAFLESKGYQVLRFWNNEVNENIEGVVEKILDVLKNSSQNAPHEISAKSQLPLKGGVASAELQGESVCYLIPLNKNTISYVISDPYFNLGSFFSYSLECFEDINVYSKDGKELKTSIINSDFLGNETLKNALYLKRLSVIAQTEGKSDSEPYKPEQLEKNGLVNLRIINYLKQTGRLIKSEDYKHNYPHCWRTDTPLIYKAVPSWYVEVTKFKDRMVELNQQINWIPNHVKDGQFGKWLENARDWSISRNRFWGSPIPIWRSDNPKNNKLYVFGSIKELEEFFEVKVEDLHRPFIDTLTKPDPEDENYTLRRVEDVFDCWFESGSMPYAQAHYPFENKEWFESHFPADFIVEYVAQTRGWFYTLMVLSTALFDRPPFLNVICHGVVLDEKGQKLSKRLNNYADPMDVFDKFGSDAMRWVMISAPIMHGGELLIDKEGNMVRDAVRLVMKPIWNSYSFFTLYANADGVKAKFKPSSDNLMDRYILAKCKSAVFDIEKNMDAYDTPNACKAVEDFFEVLNNWYIRRNKERFWRSEQDSDKFEAYNTLYTVLNIMCRAISPLLPLLSEEIWQGIEGKGAKSVHLADFPDMSDVLDEAHLMHDMDRVRDACNAALSIRGAENIRVRQPLASLTIIDPEPQRLEDYADLIKDEVNVKEVKFSSNVEKFADLRLKVNFPVLGKRLPAKMKDIIAATKKGEWKQLPDGKIEAAGEVLTQEECSLELVPKAKGGTQPLSTNDALVLLDLDVTNELKIEGVARDLVRVVQQSRKDADLNITDRINLNVETDNNNVVEALNGFNGYIAEQTLADSVSAAKADNCNHRFEQKIDGADVVIGLSRVA, from the coding sequence ATGAAAAAATATTATCCTGAAGTTAGTTCCAGTCCTGATTTTCCGAAAATGGAAGAAAACATAATCCGATATTGGAAGGAAAATGATGCTTTTGAGCAGTCCGTCGATAGCAGAGATGCAAAAAAAGACGGTAAGGATAATGAGTTCATTTTCTATGATGGACCTCCATTTGCAAACGGCTTGCCGCATTACGGGCATTTGTTGACAGGATTTGTAAAAGATATTTTTGCCCGCTACCAAACCATCAAAGGCAAAAAGGTTGAGCGTCGTTTCGGTTGGGATTGCCACGGGCTGCCCGCTGAAATGGGAGCGGAAAAAGAGCTGGGTATTTCAGGAAGGCATAAAATCGTTGAGTATGGAATAGATAAATTTAATGACAAGTGCCGCACATCTGTGATGAAATTCTCCGGTGAGTGGGAAAAATACGTTAACCGCCAAGCCCGCTGGGTCGATTTTCAAAATGACTACAAAACCATGGATACAGGCTATATGGAGTCTGTTTTATGGGCGTTCAAACAGCTTTATGATAAAGGGCTGGTTTATGAATCAATGCGTGTGATGCCCTATAGCTGGGCGTGCGAAACGCCGCTTTCTAATTTTGAAACCAGAATGGATAATTCTTATCGTGAGAGGACGGATAAGGCGATAACGGTTGCGTTTGAGTTAAAAGATAAGCCGAAAGGTGTTCCTGATGCAGATTCTTATAAAGTTTTAGCATGGACGACAACCCCGTGGACATTGCCGAGCAATTTAGCTCTAGCAGTAGGTGAGGGGATTGAGTATGCTTGTGTGGTTGTAGAAGAAAATTACTCCCCCCTTGAGGGGGAGTCGGGCAGGGGCGAAGCCACTGACCGTGGGGGGTATAATCAAGAAACATTGAAAAACTCCTCCTGCGATAAAACCCCCCACGATAAATTACAAAGTAATTTATCAACTCCCCCTCAAGGGGGGAGTAAGAGGGTTTGCTATATTATAGCTGTGTCTTCGGTTGAGAAATATTCTAAGGAAATTTTTAGTAAAAATAAGCTGCCTTTTTTTAAAAATGGGGTTTGGCATGAGGTGGATTTAGAAGGTGCAAAATCTAATGAAGTTGGCTTAGAAGAGTTTCCGAGTCTTCCTTCAGTCATTATAGATACTATAAAAGGCTCGGACTTAGTCGGTCTATCCTACAAACCACTCTTCCCATATTTTACTGAAACTAAAAATGCGTTCAAAATAATCGCTGCGGATTTTGTGGCAGAAGGTGACGGAACGGGAATCGTTCATCTTGCCCCTGGGTTTGGTGAAGACGACTTTGACGCATGTAAAAAAGAAGATATAGCAGGGCTTTCTGACCCTAAAACGCAAGTTATATGTCCTGTTGACCATGCAGGAAGATATACTGAAGAGCTATTGGGAATAATAGATAGAAAAAATATAAACCTTCCAATTTATGATGAAACTGAAGAGGTTATAGTATATTCGCTTGATAATAAACCGGAAGACGCACCCGATGCCGATAAATATCACATACTAACAAGCAAGCATGGTGATGATTGTGTTAATATAGAAGATAGATTTGTATGTATAGTGAAAAACTACTCCCCCCTTAAGGGGGAGTCGGGCAGGGGCGAAGCCACTGACCGTGGGGGGTATAATCAAGAAGCACTTGATAGGGCTAGGGAGCTTAGAAAAGAATCTACAAAAGAAGAAGCGAAACTTTGGAAATATTTAAGCGGAAAACAGCTAGATGGTTTTAGATTCCGGAGGCAGCAGCCAATATATAAATATATAGTAGATTTTTTCTGTCCTGCTGCAAATTTAATAATAGAATTAGATGGCAGTCAGCATGTCGAGCAAAAAGAATATGATGATAAGAGAACTGCGTTTTTAGAATCTAAAGGTTATCAAGTTCTTAGGTTCTGGAATAATGAAGTTAACGAGAATATAGAGGGAGTTGTTGAAAAAATATTGGACGTTTTGAAGAATAGTTCTCAAAATGCCCCCCACGAGATTTCTGCGAAATCTCAACTCCCCCTCAAGGGGGGAGTAGCTTCGGCTGAGCTGCAAGGTGAAAGTGTTTGTTATTTGATTCCGCTTAATAAAAATACAATATCTTATGTTATAAGCGATCCATATTTTAATCTTGGTTCATTCTTCTCTTATAGTTTAGAGTGTTTTGAAGATATAAATGTTTATTCAAAAGATGGTAAAGAGTTAAAAACATCAATAATCAACTCAGATTTCCTAGGCAATGAAACTCTAAAAAATGCCTTATACCTTAAGAGACTCAGCGTTATCGCCCAAACCGAAGGAAAAAGCGATAGTGAGCCGTATAAGCCGGAGCAGTTGGAAAAGAACGGTTTGGTTAATCTTCGTATAATTAATTACCTGAAACAAACAGGGCGGTTAATTAAAAGTGAAGACTATAAACACAACTACCCGCATTGCTGGAGAACCGACACTCCGCTTATATATAAGGCTGTGCCTAGCTGGTATGTGGAGGTTACTAAGTTTAAAGACCGTATGGTTGAGTTAAATCAGCAGATTAACTGGATTCCTAATCATGTCAAAGACGGGCAGTTCGGTAAGTGGCTGGAAAATGCCCGTGACTGGTCTATATCACGTAACCGTTTTTGGGGTTCGCCTATTCCTATCTGGCGTTCGGATAATCCGAAAAATAATAAGCTATATGTGTTCGGAAGTATCAAAGAGTTGGAAGAGTTTTTTGAAGTCAAAGTTGAAGACTTGCACAGACCTTTTATCGATACTCTGACCAAGCCTGACCCGGAGGACGAAAATTATACATTACGCAGAGTCGAAGACGTTTTTGACTGTTGGTTTGAATCAGGCTCTATGCCATACGCACAGGCACATTATCCGTTTGAAAATAAAGAATGGTTTGAAAGCCATTTTCCTGCGGATTTTATTGTGGAATATGTGGCACAAACACGTGGCTGGTTCTATACGCTTATGGTGCTATCTACCGCATTATTTGACCGCCCGCCGTTTTTGAATGTTATTTGTCATGGTGTGGTATTGGACGAAAAGGGGCAGAAGCTTTCCAAGCGTTTGAATAACTATGCCGACCCTATGGACGTGTTTGATAAGTTTGGCTCTGATGCTATGCGTTGGGTGATGATATCTGCACCTATTATGCATGGCGGTGAGTTGCTAATCGACAAAGAAGGCAATATGGTGCGTGATGCTGTGCGTCTGGTGATGAAGCCTATCTGGAATAGCTATAGCTTCTTTACTTTATACGCTAATGCAGACGGGGTGAAGGCTAAATTCAAGCCTTCATCGGATAATCTGATGGACAGATATATATTGGCAAAATGCAAAAGTGCCGTTTTCGATATTGAAAAAAATATGGACGCTTACGATACGCCAAATGCGTGCAAGGCGGTTGAGGATTTCTTTGAGGTGCTGAACAACTGGTATATTAGGCGTAATAAAGAGCGTTTCTGGCGTTCGGAGCAAGATAGCGATAAGTTTGAAGCTTATAATACGCTTTATACGGTGCTTAATATAATGTGTCGTGCGATAAGCCCTCTATTGCCTTTGTTGTCTGAAGAAATATGGCAGGGAATAGAAGGCAAGGGAGCAAAGTCGGTGCATCTGGCAGACTTCCCCGATATGTCCGATGTTTTAGACGAAGCACACCTGATGCATGATATGGATAGGGTGCGGGATGCTTGTAATGCCGCCCTGTCTATACGTGGTGCGGAAAATATACGTGTAAGACAGCCTCTTGCAAGCTTAACTATAATAGACCCTGAGCCGCAAAGGCTTGAAGATTACGCCGACCTGATAAAAGACGAGGTTAATGTTAAAGAGGTTAAGTTCAGTAGCAATGTTGAGAAATTTGCCGATTTAAGGTTGAAGGTTAATTTCCCTGTGTTGGGAAAAAGGCTTCCTGCTAAAATGAAAGATATAATAGCAGCTACTAAAAAAGGTGAGTGGAAACAGCTTCCTGACGGTAAAATTGAGGCAGCCGGAGAGGTGTTGACACAAGAGGAGTGTTCGCTTGAATTAGTACCGAAAGCAAAGGGAGGAACGCAGCCTCTTTCTACTAATGATGCATTGGTGCTATTGGATTTGGACGTTACTAATGAACTAAAAATAGAAGGTGTTGCCAGAGATTTAGTGCGTGTTGTTCAGCAGTCACGTAAAGATGCCGATTTGAACATAACCGACCGTATTAATCTGAATGTTGAAACCGATAATAATAATGTTGTTGAGGCACTAAACGGCTTTAACGGTTATATAGCGGAGCAGACATTGGCTGACTCGGTATCTGCTGCAAAAGCTGATAATTGTAACCACCGTTTTGAGCAGAAGATAGATGGTGCTGATGTTGTGATAGGTTTAAGTCGGGTGGCTTAA
- a CDS encoding RNA-binding protein gives MKIIVLNLNRNLEQKKLEKLFVKYGKVDSCNIVTDKATGRSKGFGFVQMPDESEAAVAIKALHGTQVSGNKIRVKISDNKEEQITNV, from the coding sequence ATGAAAATAATAGTCCTAAACCTCAACAGAAACCTTGAGCAAAAAAAACTGGAAAAGCTGTTTGTAAAATACGGCAAGGTTGACTCATGCAATATCGTAACCGACAAAGCAACAGGACGTTCAAAAGGATTCGGATTTGTTCAAATGCCCGATGAGTCCGAAGCTGCGGTTGCCATAAAAGCCTTGCATGGAACTCAGGTAAGCGGTAACAAAATAAGAGTAAAAATATCAGATAATAAAGAAGAACAGATAACTAATGTCTAA
- a CDS encoding NAD+ synthase (NH(3)-dependent; catalyzes the formation of nicotinamide adenine dinucleotide (NAD) from nicotinic acid adenine dinucleotide (NAAD) using either ammonia or glutamine as the amide donor and ATP; ammonia-utilizing enzymes include the ones from Bacillus and Escherichia coli while glutamine-utilizing enzymes include the Mycobacterial one; forms homodimers), with protein MSKKLNIATAQLNFIVGDLEGNKQKIIAAHKKAHSKGADIIIFSEMAITGYPPEDLVLRKGFQDKATDIVRELAPYTKNGTAMLVGCLWRECDDHIFNAATLLDNGKIEHITSKYDLPNYGVFDEKRVFRAAPLPEPLSFRGINLGILICEDLWGFEVSKHLKKQGAEILVSINASPFEAKKHNTRMETAKKNVLQTSLPLIYVNQYGGQDELVFEGGSFILDKEAKVSFRQPRWKESLETTQWFKNSDGLWQCKSNADEVIESDRLQNIYEAIKLGLKDYIEKNGFFGVIIGMSGGIDSAISAAVAVDALGKSKVRLVMMPSQYTSDESLADAAECSKLLGVKLESINIEKAVRAFDEMLADSFEGLPPDVTEENLQSRIRGNILMALSNKFGHMVLTTGNKSEMAVGYATLYGDMCGGYNVLKDIYKTDVFALAKWRNKHGAVIPENIITKPPTAELRPNQKDEDSLPPYNVLDDILVRLIEERHSIKQIIEHGHPENVVKKVAGLVKLAEYKRRQAPPGPKISMLAFGKDRRYPITNKYSF; from the coding sequence ATGTCTAAAAAACTAAATATAGCTACCGCCCAATTAAATTTTATTGTCGGAGATTTGGAAGGCAATAAACAAAAAATAATTGCCGCCCACAAAAAGGCACACTCAAAAGGTGCGGATATTATAATATTCTCGGAGATGGCTATAACCGGCTATCCGCCTGAGGATTTAGTTTTACGTAAGGGCTTTCAGGATAAAGCCACCGACATTGTACGGGAACTTGCTCCATACACCAAGAACGGCACGGCAATGCTGGTAGGCTGTTTATGGCGTGAATGCGACGACCATATTTTTAATGCTGCGACATTGCTTGATAACGGAAAAATAGAACATATCACCTCCAAGTATGACTTGCCTAATTACGGCGTGTTTGACGAAAAAAGGGTTTTCAGAGCGGCTCCCCTCCCTGAACCCCTGTCTTTTAGAGGAATTAATCTTGGTATTTTGATATGTGAGGATTTGTGGGGATTTGAAGTCAGTAAACATCTAAAAAAGCAAGGTGCTGAAATTTTAGTTTCAATAAACGCATCGCCTTTTGAAGCCAAGAAACACAATACAAGAATGGAAACTGCTAAAAAAAATGTCCTGCAAACCTCCCTGCCTTTGATTTATGTTAACCAATATGGCGGTCAGGACGAGTTGGTATTCGAAGGCGGCTCGTTCATATTGGACAAAGAAGCCAAAGTATCTTTTCGTCAGCCAAGATGGAAAGAATCCCTTGAAACCACCCAATGGTTTAAAAATAGTGACGGCTTATGGCAGTGCAAAAGCAATGCTGATGAGGTTATAGAATCCGACCGTTTGCAAAATATATATGAGGCGATAAAGCTGGGCTTGAAGGACTATATTGAAAAAAACGGCTTCTTTGGTGTTATCATCGGAATGTCAGGGGGGATTGACTCGGCTATTTCGGCAGCCGTAGCTGTTGATGCTTTGGGAAAAAGCAAGGTCAGGCTTGTTATGATGCCGTCTCAATATACGTCTGATGAAAGCCTTGCCGATGCGGCAGAATGCTCAAAATTACTTGGCGTAAAACTCGAAAGCATAAATATTGAAAAAGCAGTAAGGGCATTTGATGAAATGCTGGCGGATTCATTTGAGGGACTTCCCCCTGATGTTACTGAAGAGAACCTACAATCACGTATTCGGGGCAATATCCTAATGGCACTTAGTAATAAGTTCGGACACATGGTATTGACCACAGGCAATAAGTCGGAGATGGCGGTTGGCTATGCCACCTTGTACGGCGATATGTGCGGTGGTTATAACGTTCTAAAAGATATATATAAAACAGATGTTTTTGCATTGGCTAAATGGCGTAATAAGCATGGAGCCGTAATTCCTGAAAATATTATCACCAAGCCGCCTACGGCAGAACTTAGACCTAATCAAAAAGACGAGGACTCATTACCGCCATATAATGTGCTTGACGATATCCTTGTTCGCCTTATCGAAGAACGCCATTCTATCAAGCAGATTATTGAACACGGTCACCCTGAAAATGTGGTAAAAAAAGTTGCCGGTTTGGTAAAACTTGCCGAATATAAAAGAAGGCAAGCCCCTCCGGGCCCTAAAATAAGCATGCTTGCCTTCGGTAAAGACAGACGTTATCCCATCACCAACAAATATAGTTTCTGA
- a CDS encoding porphobilinogen synthase → MNILNNTISSFPDIRLRRNRSSDWSRRIVAENKVSADDLILPLFVQEGDNKKSQIASMPSVERLSIDLMLEKVNVACEKGIPAVALFPVVPPEKKSEDAKEAYNANNLVSKALSAIKENFSDIGVICDVALDPYTSHGQDGLVTGGKILNDETVDILCRQAVCLAEAGADIVAPSDMMDGRVRAVRQALDNKKFNDVKILSYAAKYASCFYGPFRDAVGSAANLGKADKKTYQMDPANSDEALREVQLDIAEGADMIMVKPGMPYLDIIRRVRDNFNIPILAYQVSGEYAMLKAASQNGWLDEKAAMYESIVAFKRAGASCVFTYAAIEIADNLSKG, encoded by the coding sequence ATGAATATTTTGAATAATACAATAAGTAGTTTTCCCGATATAAGACTGAGAAGAAACCGAAGCTCTGACTGGTCAAGGAGAATCGTTGCCGAAAATAAAGTTTCGGCGGACGATTTGATATTGCCGTTATTCGTGCAGGAAGGGGATAACAAGAAGTCACAAATTGCGTCTATGCCTTCTGTGGAAAGGCTATCTATCGACCTGATGCTTGAAAAGGTGAATGTCGCATGTGAAAAAGGGATACCGGCAGTTGCCCTGTTCCCTGTTGTGCCGCCGGAGAAAAAATCAGAAGACGCTAAAGAGGCTTATAATGCAAATAATCTGGTGTCTAAGGCGTTATCTGCAATAAAGGAGAATTTTTCCGATATAGGTGTTATATGCGATGTGGCACTTGACCCATACACAAGCCACGGTCAGGACGGGCTGGTAACAGGTGGAAAAATATTAAATGATGAAACGGTTGATATTCTTTGCAGACAGGCTGTTTGCCTAGCTGAGGCGGGAGCGGATATTGTCGCACCGTCCGATATGATGGACGGAAGGGTAAGGGCTGTAAGGCAAGCCCTTGATAATAAAAAGTTTAATGATGTTAAGATACTTTCATATGCCGCTAAGTACGCTTCATGTTTTTATGGTCCTTTCAGGGACGCTGTAGGCTCTGCCGCTAATTTAGGCAAGGCTGACAAGAAAACTTATCAGATGGATCCGGCAAACTCGGACGAGGCATTAAGAGAGGTGCAGCTTGATATTGCAGAAGGTGCTGATATGATAATGGTCAAACCGGGTATGCCGTATCTTGATATAATACGCCGTGTGCGGGATAATTTTAATATACCGATTCTGGCATATCAGGTAAGCGGTGAATATGCTATGCTCAAAGCCGCTTCACAAAATGGCTGGCTAGATGAAAAAGCGGCTATGTATGAGTCTATTGTAGCATTTAAAAGAGCGGGTGCATCTTGCGTATTTACATATGCAGCTATAGAAATTGCGGATAATTTAAGTAAGGGGTAA